In Clostridium sp. SY8519, one genomic interval encodes:
- a CDS encoding chorismate mutase, whose product MQDLKNIRADIDKIDRQIVALYEERMKLTSEVAAYKIANGREVFDSARELQKLAAVEDLTHSEFTRHGVHELFEHIMAMSRKKQYQLLTESGRRFDSEFQTVDTLDFQGKTVLLSMTSGASARAFLPKGVRLEQTEKIETMFERLVNGEVSYGFIEVGTDRFGGNVIGYYNEIAENNCQIVASYADDRDETRRCLLLSARKEALAGADQISICFEAPDECGALYHLLSHITYNNLNLNRIGSAVISTEPLDYRFFVDVTGSLQDGAIWNALQGLKDEARNFRIIGNY is encoded by the coding sequence ATGCAGGATTTAAAAAATATCAGAGCAGATATTGATAAAATTGACCGACAGATTGTAGCGTTATACGAAGAGCGGATGAAGCTTACTTCCGAAGTGGCTGCCTACAAGATCGCCAACGGCAGAGAAGTCTTTGATTCTGCCCGGGAGCTGCAGAAACTGGCAGCAGTGGAAGATCTGACCCACTCGGAATTTACCAGACACGGGGTACACGAACTGTTTGAGCATATTATGGCCATGAGCCGCAAGAAACAGTATCAGCTTCTGACCGAAAGCGGCCGCAGATTTGACAGCGAGTTTCAGACGGTGGACACCCTGGATTTTCAGGGGAAAACCGTACTGCTGTCCATGACCTCCGGGGCATCCGCCCGGGCATTTCTTCCGAAGGGAGTCAGACTGGAACAGACGGAAAAAATAGAGACCATGTTTGAGCGGCTGGTAAACGGAGAGGTCAGCTACGGATTTATCGAAGTCGGCACAGACCGGTTCGGCGGCAATGTCATCGGCTACTATAACGAAATCGCGGAAAATAACTGTCAGATTGTGGCAAGCTACGCGGATGACCGGGACGAAACCCGCCGCTGTCTGCTTCTGTCTGCCAGAAAAGAAGCTCTGGCCGGAGCGGATCAGATCAGCATCTGCTTTGAAGCGCCGGATGAATGCGGGGCTCTGTATCATCTGCTGTCCCATATTACTTATAACAATCTGAATTTAAACCGGATCGGTTCCGCCGTCATCAGTACCGAGCCTCTGGATTACCGCTTCTTTGTGGATGTAACCGGCAGTCTTCAGGACGGGGCCATCTGGAACGCCCTGCAGGGACTCAAGGATGAAGCGAGAAATTTCCGCATCATCGGCAATTATTAA
- the rplT gene encoding 50S ribosomal protein L20, whose translation MARIKGGLNAKKKHNRTLKLAKGYRGARSKQYRVAKQSVMRALTSAYAGRKQKKRQFRQLWIARINAAARLNGLSYSKFMYGLKLANVDINRKMLADLAVNDAEGFKGLVDVAKEKLA comes from the coding sequence ATGGCAAGAATTAAAGGCGGCTTAAACGCCAAGAAAAAACATAACAGAACCTTAAAACTGGCAAAGGGCTACAGAGGCGCCCGTTCCAAACAGTACCGCGTGGCAAAGCAGTCCGTTATGCGTGCGCTGACCAGCGCGTATGCCGGCAGAAAACAGAAAAAGAGACAGTTCAGACAGCTCTGGATTGCACGGATCAATGCGGCAGCACGCCTGAATGGCCTGTCTTACAGCAAATTCATGTACGGCCTTAAGCTGGCAAATGTTGACATCAACCGCAAGATGCTGGCTGATCTCGCAGTGAATGACGCCGAAGGATTTAAAGGCTTGGTAGATGTGGCAAAGGAAAAACTTGCTTAA
- the rseP gene encoding RIP metalloprotease RseP, which translates to MAVGKYIIAILVLCAVIMFHELGHFWLAKANGIRVNEFCIGLGPTIVGFTKGETKYSIKLLPFGGACIMEGEDEESDDSRSFQKASVWGRISVVAAGPVFNFIMAFLLSLVVIGSIGVMKPTAAAVTQGSPAQEAGIKPGDEIIKLNRKPIHFFNEISMYLFFHSDDTVQVTYVRNGEKHTASITPAYDKASGRYLFGVSGSGVRTRLGPLKTVQYSVYNMKYWIQYTYSSLKFLVSGQASIRDMSGPVGIVKTIGDTYQQSADISLFYGIMSMLNFGILLSANLGVINLLPLPALDGGRLVFLFLEVIRGKRVRQEREAMVHFIGILCLFGFMGIIMVSDVLKLF; encoded by the coding sequence TTGGCAGTTGGAAAATATATCATTGCGATTCTTGTATTATGTGCCGTGATTATGTTTCATGAACTGGGGCATTTCTGGCTGGCAAAAGCCAACGGCATCCGGGTCAATGAATTCTGTATCGGTCTGGGACCCACCATTGTCGGGTTTACGAAAGGTGAAACCAAGTATTCCATCAAACTGCTTCCCTTCGGCGGCGCATGCATCATGGAAGGCGAGGATGAGGAAAGCGATGACAGCCGTTCCTTTCAGAAGGCTTCTGTCTGGGGCAGAATCAGTGTGGTGGCCGCGGGTCCGGTGTTTAATTTTATCATGGCGTTTCTGCTTTCCCTGGTGGTTATCGGCTCCATCGGCGTGATGAAACCGACGGCAGCGGCGGTGACACAGGGATCTCCGGCCCAGGAGGCGGGAATTAAGCCGGGAGATGAGATCATAAAGCTGAACCGCAAACCCATTCATTTTTTTAATGAGATCAGCATGTATCTGTTTTTCCACAGTGATGATACCGTGCAGGTGACCTATGTAAGAAACGGGGAAAAACATACCGCATCCATTACACCGGCTTATGATAAAGCATCCGGCCGCTATCTCTTCGGCGTGTCCGGCAGCGGGGTCCGAACGCGGCTGGGACCGTTAAAAACCGTGCAGTACAGCGTGTACAACATGAAGTACTGGATCCAGTACACCTATTCCAGCCTGAAATTCCTGGTTTCCGGGCAGGCTTCCATCCGCGATATGTCCGGACCGGTCGGAATCGTAAAAACCATCGGGGATACCTATCAGCAGTCTGCGGATATCAGTCTGTTTTACGGAATTATGAGTATGCTGAATTTCGGCATTCTCCTTTCCGCCAACCTGGGCGTCATTAATCTGCTTCCGCTGCCCGCCCTGGACGGCGGCCGTCTGGTTTTTCTTTTCCTGGAAGTGATCCGGGGCAAACGGGTCCGGCAGGAACGGGAAGCCATGGTGCATTTTATCGGGATCCTGTGTCTGTTCGGTTTTATGGGAATCATAATGGTCAGTGATGTGCTGAAACTGTTTTGA
- the dxr gene encoding 1-deoxy-D-xylulose-5-phosphate reductoisomerase, which translates to MRKIAILGSTGSIGTQTLDVIRIHQDLQVTALSAGDNIRLLEKQIREFHPHLVSVREEKAAKELRLAVADLDVKVVSGPEGLIETATDPQADILVTAVVGMVGILPTIAAIKAGKDIALANKETLVTAGHIIMPLAAEHKVSILPVDSEHSAIFQSLQGNEGNRIERILLTASGGPFRGRTLQQLADVTAADALKHPNWSMGKKITIDSATLVNKGLEVMEAKWLFGVSEEQIEILVHPQSVIHSAVQYEDGAVMAQLGTPDMKIPIQYALYYPHRPHLPGKRLDLFALGALTFERPDPDTFQGLKLAREALKAGGNVPAVFNAANEYAVALFLNGAIRFLEIPEIIESCMREIPFCENPDVSQILAAQAQTEEFIRGRW; encoded by the coding sequence ATGAGAAAAATTGCAATTTTAGGCTCCACCGGTTCCATTGGAACCCAGACCCTTGATGTGATCCGGATCCATCAGGATCTTCAGGTTACAGCGCTCTCCGCCGGAGACAATATCCGACTGCTGGAAAAGCAGATCCGGGAGTTTCATCCGCACCTGGTGTCTGTCCGTGAGGAAAAGGCCGCAAAAGAGCTGCGGCTGGCGGTGGCGGATCTGGATGTGAAAGTGGTGTCCGGACCGGAAGGACTGATTGAGACGGCGACAGACCCCCAGGCGGATATTCTCGTGACCGCAGTCGTGGGAATGGTGGGGATCCTGCCCACCATTGCAGCCATAAAGGCCGGAAAGGATATCGCGCTGGCAAACAAGGAGACCCTGGTGACCGCCGGACATATCATTATGCCTCTGGCAGCGGAACACAAGGTTTCCATACTGCCGGTAGACAGTGAACACAGCGCAATTTTCCAGTCGCTGCAGGGCAATGAGGGCAATAGGATCGAACGGATTCTCCTGACCGCCTCCGGCGGCCCTTTCCGCGGACGCACACTGCAGCAGCTTGCGGATGTGACCGCTGCGGATGCGCTGAAACATCCGAACTGGTCGATGGGAAAAAAGATCACCATTGATTCGGCTACCCTGGTCAATAAGGGACTGGAAGTCATGGAAGCAAAGTGGCTGTTCGGTGTGTCAGAGGAACAGATTGAAATCCTGGTGCATCCCCAGAGCGTGATTCATTCCGCCGTTCAGTACGAAGACGGGGCAGTTATGGCGCAGCTGGGCACGCCGGATATGAAGATACCGATCCAGTATGCCCTGTATTACCCGCACCGGCCGCATCTTCCCGGAAAACGTCTGGACTTGTTTGCGTTAGGCGCGCTGACCTTCGAGCGTCCGGATCCGGACACGTTCCAGGGGCTGAAGCTTGCGCGCGAAGCGCTGAAGGCCGGCGGCAATGTACCTGCAGTCTTTAATGCAGCCAATGAATATGCGGTGGCGCTGTTTTTAAACGGAGCGATCCGTTTTCTGGAAATTCCGGAAATCATCGAATCCTGCATGAGGGAAATCCCGTTTTGCGAGAATCCGGATGTTTCCCAGATTCTCGCGGCGCAGGCGCAGACAGAAGAATTCATCAGAGGCAGGTGGTAA
- the rpmI gene encoding 50S ribosomal protein L35: MPKMKTNRSAAKRFKKTGSGKLKRNKAYKSHILTKKTTKRKRNLRKAAMTDSTNEKNMKKILPYL; encoded by the coding sequence ATGCCGAAAATGAAGACAAACAGATCTGCCGCAAAACGTTTTAAAAAGACAGGATCCGGCAAATTAAAAAGAAACAAAGCATACAAAAGCCATATTCTGACAAAGAAGACGACAAAGAGAAAGAGAAATCTCAGAAAAGCTGCTATGACAGATTCTACCAACGAGAAGAATATGAAGAAAATCTTACCTTACCTGTAA
- a CDS encoding PolC-type DNA polymerase III, with protein sequence MEKLFSDVFCELQLTEDMQTFLKDVSVSRVTTNREHTRLRVYMESPHLIDKMRIFQLQDLISRQLFHKKMEVIIIEKFHLSAQYNLKFLVNAYWDSIKTEIRNYSKVLYTVIRKAKLTFPEDGALELELEDTIPARQQETELCRILEKIFCERCGLDARLHITYRAHEDSRTLQNAEIQLKNKIHLISQRVQDSHAEERPDAGQAPGAPDTETARNGKKAAPDSGHTANTRPSAGAFKGKRFSGNGARRAGWNPMETDSKNLVYGRDFDGEAVEMSQVDESMGDVILRGKILSFEMRDTRKGERKMVIFTITDFTDTFTVKMFPKVEWADEFAARVKKGGFYKLKGVASIDRFDGELSISSVTGIRKIPDFTATRMDTSPVKRVELHCHTKMSDMDGVSEVGDIIARAASWGHPAIAVTDHGDVQAFPEANHAMEHVPKDFKVIYGMEAYLVDDLKGLVTNPAGQNFQDPFVVFDLETTGLSASACRIIEIGAVKVEQGRITDRFSTFVNPQEPIPYHIEQLTSINDAMVMDAPVIRQALPEFMEFCEGCMMVAHNADFDMGFIQRNCAEQGIPCEKTILDTVMLARYLLPQLNRFKLDTVAKALKVSLDHHHRAVDDAECTAEIFLKMMDMLHDRGIDTMEELAAAGTSDENLIRKLPSYHAIFLAQNDIGRVNLYRLVSDSHLHYFNKRPLVPKSELNRWREGILVGSACEAGELYQALVGGASDEDIARIVRFYDYLEIQPTGNNAFMILSDRYPVHSEKDIEDLNRRIVRLGKEFNKLVAATCDVHFLDPEDEVYRRIIMAGKGFKDADSQAPLYLRTTEEMLAEFRYLGSDLAEEVVITNTRKIADMIEKISPVRPDKCPPVIPDSDRTLREICYNRAHEIYGENLPDVVTERLERELNSIISNGFAVMYIIAQKLVWKSNEDGYLVGSRGSVGSSFVATMAGITEVNPLSPHYLCPKCHYVDFDSPEVKAYAGRAGCDMPDRVCPVCGERLDKLGFDIPFETFLGFKGNKEPDIDLNFSGDYQSKAHKYTEVIFGDGQTFRAGTIGTLADKTAFGYVKNYYEERGVRKRNCEIDRIVQGCVNVRRTTGQHPGGIIVLPLGENIYSFTPIQHPANDMTTDIITTHFDYHSIDHNLLKLDILGHDDPTMIRMLQDLTGLDPTAIPLDSKEVMSLFQNTSALGVTPDDLMGCPLGALGIPEFGTDFAMNMLIDAQPKQFSDLVRISGLSHGTDVWLGNAETLIKEGTATISTAICCRDDIMIYLIGQGMDSELSFTIMEAVRKGKGLKPEWEEMMKAHDVPDWYIWSCKKIKYMFPKAHAAAYVMMAWRIAYCKVFYPLAYYAAFFSIRATAFDYEKMCLGKDRVEYHINDLKNREKTEKLSEKEKGTLRDLKIVQEMYARGFEFMPLDIYRAKAKHFQIIDGKLMASLSTIDGMGDKAAVCVEEEAKKGPFLSRDDFRNRTKVSKTVTDLMDELGMLESLPESNQYSLFDL encoded by the coding sequence ATGGAAAAACTGTTTTCTGATGTATTTTGTGAACTGCAGCTGACAGAAGATATGCAGACATTTCTGAAGGATGTATCGGTGTCCCGGGTGACAACAAACCGGGAACATACCCGTCTGCGCGTTTATATGGAAAGCCCGCATCTGATTGACAAGATGCGGATTTTTCAGCTTCAGGATCTTATTTCACGGCAGCTGTTTCACAAAAAAATGGAAGTAATCATCATTGAAAAATTCCATTTATCCGCCCAGTACAATCTGAAATTCCTGGTTAACGCTTACTGGGACAGTATTAAGACGGAAATCCGCAATTACAGCAAAGTGCTCTATACAGTGATCCGCAAAGCAAAACTGACCTTTCCGGAAGACGGCGCGCTGGAGCTGGAACTGGAGGACACGATTCCGGCCAGACAGCAGGAGACGGAACTCTGCCGGATTCTGGAAAAAATTTTCTGTGAGCGGTGCGGACTGGATGCCAGACTTCACATAACGTATCGGGCACATGAGGATTCCCGTACGCTGCAGAATGCCGAAATACAGCTGAAAAACAAGATCCATCTGATTTCGCAGCGGGTGCAGGACAGTCATGCGGAGGAACGGCCGGACGCCGGCCAGGCACCGGGCGCTCCGGATACGGAGACAGCCAGGAACGGGAAGAAGGCGGCTCCGGATTCCGGACATACGGCAAACACCCGGCCGTCAGCCGGAGCTTTTAAGGGAAAGCGTTTCTCCGGAAACGGCGCGCGCAGAGCCGGATGGAACCCTATGGAAACAGACAGCAAAAACCTGGTGTACGGAAGAGATTTCGACGGCGAGGCAGTGGAAATGTCTCAGGTGGATGAGAGTATGGGAGACGTGATTCTCCGGGGAAAAATCCTTTCGTTTGAAATGCGGGATACCAGAAAAGGGGAACGTAAAATGGTGATTTTTACAATCACGGATTTTACTGATACCTTTACCGTGAAGATGTTTCCGAAAGTAGAGTGGGCAGATGAATTTGCCGCACGGGTAAAGAAGGGCGGTTTCTATAAATTAAAGGGCGTTGCGTCCATTGACCGGTTCGACGGGGAACTGTCGATCAGTTCGGTGACCGGAATCCGTAAAATTCCTGATTTTACAGCAACCCGTATGGATACCAGCCCCGTCAAGCGCGTGGAGCTGCACTGCCACACCAAAATGAGCGACATGGACGGCGTCAGTGAAGTGGGTGACATTATTGCGCGGGCTGCTTCCTGGGGGCATCCGGCCATTGCGGTAACGGATCACGGGGACGTACAGGCGTTTCCGGAAGCAAACCATGCCATGGAACATGTGCCCAAAGATTTCAAGGTAATCTATGGGATGGAAGCGTATCTGGTGGATGATCTGAAGGGACTGGTGACGAATCCTGCCGGACAGAATTTTCAGGACCCCTTTGTGGTATTTGACCTGGAAACCACAGGACTCAGCGCAAGCGCGTGCCGGATCATCGAGATCGGAGCCGTAAAAGTGGAACAGGGCAGGATTACGGACCGGTTTTCCACGTTTGTCAATCCTCAGGAACCGATTCCCTATCATATTGAACAGCTGACATCCATCAATGACGCCATGGTCATGGATGCGCCTGTAATCCGCCAGGCACTGCCGGAATTCATGGAATTCTGTGAAGGGTGCATGATGGTGGCCCACAATGCGGACTTTGATATGGGATTTATTCAGAGAAACTGTGCCGAACAGGGAATCCCCTGTGAAAAAACCATCCTGGATACAGTGATGCTGGCCCGGTATCTGCTGCCCCAGCTGAACCGGTTCAAGCTGGATACCGTGGCCAAGGCGCTGAAAGTGTCCCTGGACCATCATCACCGCGCCGTGGATGACGCGGAATGTACCGCGGAAATTTTCCTGAAAATGATGGATATGCTCCATGACCGGGGCATTGATACCATGGAAGAACTGGCAGCTGCCGGGACGTCAGATGAAAACCTGATCCGCAAACTGCCTTCTTATCATGCTATTTTTCTGGCACAGAATGATATTGGGCGTGTAAATCTGTACCGGCTGGTATCGGATTCCCATCTGCACTATTTCAACAAGCGGCCCCTTGTGCCGAAAAGTGAACTGAACCGCTGGCGGGAGGGAATTTTAGTGGGTTCTGCCTGTGAGGCAGGCGAACTGTACCAGGCGCTGGTAGGAGGCGCTTCCGATGAGGATATCGCGCGGATTGTGCGGTTTTATGACTATCTGGAAATCCAGCCCACCGGAAATAATGCGTTCATGATCCTGTCAGACCGATACCCGGTGCATTCGGAAAAAGACATTGAAGACCTGAACCGCCGGATTGTACGCCTGGGGAAGGAATTTAACAAACTGGTGGCAGCCACCTGCGATGTGCATTTCCTGGATCCCGAGGATGAAGTCTACCGACGGATTATTATGGCAGGCAAGGGATTCAAAGACGCGGACAGCCAGGCGCCCCTGTATCTGCGCACCACGGAGGAAATGCTGGCGGAATTCCGTTATCTGGGCAGCGATCTGGCAGAAGAGGTAGTTATTACAAACACCAGAAAAATAGCGGACATGATTGAAAAGATATCTCCGGTGCGTCCGGATAAATGTCCGCCGGTGATCCCGGATTCCGACCGGACACTGCGGGAGATCTGCTATAACCGTGCACATGAAATCTATGGGGAAAACCTGCCGGACGTAGTGACGGAACGTCTGGAGCGGGAATTGAATTCCATTATTTCCAACGGGTTCGCGGTTATGTATATCATTGCGCAGAAACTGGTATGGAAGTCCAACGAAGACGGATATCTGGTGGGCTCCCGCGGATCGGTGGGATCATCCTTTGTAGCCACGATGGCGGGAATCACCGAGGTGAATCCCCTGTCCCCCCATTATCTGTGCCCGAAATGCCACTATGTGGATTTTGACTCCCCGGAAGTCAAAGCCTATGCCGGAAGAGCAGGCTGCGACATGCCGGACAGGGTCTGCCCGGTGTGCGGGGAGCGTCTGGATAAACTGGGATTTGATATCCCGTTTGAGACTTTTCTGGGGTTTAAAGGAAACAAGGAGCCGGATATCGACCTGAATTTTTCCGGCGACTATCAGAGTAAAGCGCATAAGTATACGGAAGTGATTTTCGGTGACGGTCAGACCTTTCGGGCCGGAACCATCGGTACCCTGGCGGACAAAACCGCCTTTGGCTATGTGAAAAATTATTACGAGGAGCGGGGCGTCCGCAAGCGGAACTGTGAAATCGACCGGATTGTCCAGGGATGCGTCAATGTGCGGCGTACGACCGGGCAGCATCCGGGCGGCATCATTGTGCTGCCGCTGGGGGAAAACATCTACTCGTTTACGCCGATACAGCATCCGGCAAACGATATGACCACGGATATTATCACGACCCATTTTGATTACCATTCCATCGATCACAACCTGCTGAAGCTGGATATCCTCGGGCATGATGATCCGACGATGATCCGTATGCTGCAGGATCTGACGGGACTGGATCCCACGGCAATCCCTCTGGACAGCAAAGAGGTCATGTCCCTGTTTCAGAATACCTCAGCCCTGGGCGTTACGCCGGATGATCTGATGGGCTGTCCGCTGGGCGCCCTGGGAATCCCGGAATTCGGAACAGATTTTGCGATGAACATGCTGATCGACGCGCAGCCAAAGCAGTTTTCCGATCTGGTGCGGATCTCCGGACTTTCCCATGGAACGGATGTGTGGCTGGGCAATGCGGAAACGCTGATCAAAGAAGGAACCGCCACAATTTCCACAGCGATCTGCTGCCGGGATGATATCATGATCTATCTGATCGGCCAGGGAATGGACAGCGAGCTGTCTTTTACAATCATGGAAGCCGTCCGCAAGGGAAAGGGCCTGAAGCCGGAATGGGAAGAAATGATGAAAGCCCATGATGTACCGGACTGGTATATCTGGTCCTGCAAAAAGATCAAATATATGTTCCCGAAGGCTCACGCGGCTGCCTATGTCATGATGGCATGGCGGATTGCCTACTGCAAAGTGTTTTATCCGCTGGCCTACTACGCGGCCTTTTTCAGTATACGCGCCACTGCCTTTGACTACGAGAAAATGTGTCTCGGCAAAGACCGGGTCGAGTATCATATCAACGACCTGAAGAACCGTGAAAAAACAGAAAAACTGTCGGAAAAGGAAAAGGGCACCCTCCGTGACCTGAAAATTGTGCAGGAGATGTATGCCAGAGGGTTTGAATTTATGCCGCTGGATATCTATCGGGCAAAGGCAAAGCATTTTCAGATCATTGACGGGAAGCTGATGGCTTCTTTAAGCACCATTGACGGCATGGGAGACAAGGCGGCGGTATGTGTGGAGGAAGAAGCGAAAAAAGGCCCCTTCCTTTCCCGGGATGATTTCCGCAACCGTACGAAAGTCAGCAAGACAGTAACCGATCTGATGGATGAGCTGGGAATGCTGGAAAGCCTTCCGGAATCCAACCAGTACTCACTGTTTGATTTGTGA
- the rimP gene encoding ribosome maturation factor RimP: protein MSKKEIYESKTEAYVLPILAEHNFELVDVEYVKEGGEWYLRIYIDKEGGISIDDCELVSRQMNEILDSEDYISEQYIFEVSSPGLQRPLKKERDYVRNLNKLIEIRTYQAVDRQKEFTGLLRSYDEDSVTIETEDGETRTFRRPEIALIRQAIDF from the coding sequence ATGTCAAAAAAAGAAATTTATGAATCTAAGACAGAAGCATATGTACTCCCGATTCTTGCAGAACATAATTTCGAATTGGTGGATGTGGAATATGTGAAAGAAGGCGGCGAATGGTACCTTCGGATTTACATCGACAAAGAAGGGGGCATTTCCATTGATGACTGCGAACTGGTATCCAGGCAGATGAATGAGATCCTTGACAGTGAAGACTACATTTCGGAACAGTATATCTTTGAAGTCAGCAGTCCGGGCCTGCAGCGCCCGCTGAAAAAAGAACGGGATTATGTGCGCAATCTGAACAAACTGATTGAGATCCGCACTTATCAGGCAGTTGACCGGCAGAAGGAATTTACCGGCCTGCTGCGCAGCTACGACGAAGATTCCGTTACAATCGAAACCGAAGACGGAGAGACACGGACATTCCGCAGACCGGAGATTGCATTGATCCGTCAGGCGATTGATTTTTAA
- the ispG gene encoding flavodoxin-dependent (E)-4-hydroxy-3-methylbut-2-enyl-diphosphate synthase, whose translation MKTREVQIGSVTIGGGHPVAIQSMTNTKTEDVAATVAQIQALTAAGCDIIRCAVPTMEAARALRQIRKQIGIPLVADIHFDYRLALAAIENGADKIRINPGNIGSPDRVRAVTEAAAAAGIPIRVGVNSGSLEKPLIEKYGGVTAEGLVESALDKVRMIESFGYDNLVISIKSSDVLMCVRAHELISKRTDHPLHVGITEAGTLTSGNIKSAIGLGLILYQGIGDTIRVSLTGDPLEEVRSAKLILKTLGLRRGGIEIVSCPTCGRTQIDLIHLAEQVERAVADIPLDIKVAVMGCAVNGPGEAKEADIGICGGKGEGLIIRHGEVIRKVPENQLLEALRQELLHWSD comes from the coding sequence ATGAAAACCAGAGAAGTGCAGATTGGCTCTGTAACGATCGGCGGAGGCCATCCGGTGGCGATCCAGTCTATGACAAATACAAAAACGGAAGACGTGGCAGCTACCGTTGCGCAGATTCAGGCCCTGACCGCGGCGGGCTGCGACATTATCCGCTGCGCGGTGCCGACGATGGAAGCAGCCCGGGCGCTGCGGCAGATTCGGAAACAGATTGGGATCCCGCTGGTTGCGGATATTCATTTTGATTACCGGCTGGCTCTTGCGGCGATTGAGAACGGAGCCGATAAGATCCGGATTAATCCGGGAAATATCGGATCGCCGGACCGGGTCCGCGCAGTGACAGAGGCTGCCGCGGCTGCCGGAATCCCAATCCGTGTAGGAGTCAACAGCGGTTCTCTGGAAAAGCCGCTGATTGAAAAGTACGGCGGAGTCACGGCCGAGGGACTGGTGGAAAGCGCGCTGGACAAAGTCCGCATGATTGAGTCCTTTGGGTATGACAATCTGGTGATCAGTATCAAGTCTTCGGATGTACTGATGTGTGTCCGGGCCCACGAACTGATTTCCAAGCGGACCGACCACCCGCTTCATGTAGGAATTACGGAGGCCGGCACCCTTACCAGCGGGAATATCAAGTCAGCCATCGGCCTGGGGCTGATTCTCTATCAGGGAATCGGCGACACCATCCGGGTTTCACTGACCGGAGATCCGCTGGAGGAAGTGCGGTCGGCCAAACTGATTTTAAAGACCCTGGGACTGCGCAGGGGCGGAATCGAGATCGTATCCTGTCCTACCTGCGGCCGGACCCAGATTGATCTGATTCATCTGGCGGAACAGGTGGAACGGGCTGTGGCGGATATTCCGCTGGATATCAAAGTGGCAGTGATGGGATGCGCGGTCAACGGACCTGGAGAAGCAAAGGAAGCGGATATCGGCATCTGTGGGGGAAAGGGCGAAGGCCTGATTATCCGCCATGGGGAAGTGATCCGCAAAGTGCCGGAAAACCAGCTGCTGGAGGCGCTTCGCCAGGAACTGCTGCACTGGAGTGATTGA
- the infC gene encoding translation initiation factor IF-3: MYADKMEGTAISSKHQINEQIRDREVRLIGADGEQLGIMSAKEAQQIAREADLDLVKIAPNAKPPVCKIVDYGKFRYEQSRKEKQAKKNQKTVEIKEVRLSPNIEANDLNTKINAARKFLSKGNKVKVTLRFRGREMAHVSSSRHILDDFAEALSDISVVDKAPKMEGRSMTMMLGEKK, translated from the coding sequence ATGTATGCAGATAAGATGGAGGGTACAGCTATTAGCAGCAAACATCAGATCAATGAACAGATCAGAGACAGAGAAGTGCGCCTGATCGGCGCGGACGGTGAGCAGCTTGGAATCATGAGCGCGAAAGAAGCGCAGCAGATTGCGAGAGAGGCCGACCTTGACCTGGTTAAGATCGCACCGAATGCTAAGCCGCCGGTATGCAAGATTGTGGATTACGGAAAGTTTCGTTATGAACAGAGCCGGAAGGAGAAGCAGGCGAAGAAGAACCAGAAAACCGTGGAAATCAAAGAAGTGCGTCTGTCTCCGAATATTGAAGCCAACGATCTGAATACCAAGATCAATGCAGCAAGAAAATTCCTAAGCAAAGGCAACAAGGTCAAAGTCACACTGCGGTTCCGCGGACGTGAGATGGCACATGTATCCAGCAGCCGTCATATACTTGATGATTTTGCGGAAGCTTTGAGTGATATTTCTGTTGTGGACAAGGCCCCGAAGATGGAGGGGCGGAGCATGACCATGATGCTCGGCGAGAAAAAATAA